From a single Triplophysa rosa linkage group LG17, Trosa_1v2, whole genome shotgun sequence genomic region:
- the LOC130568427 gene encoding phytanoyl-CoA hydroxylase-interacting protein translates to MAELDLLSTPHNVQISEVTCDSFRIAWEMAHEDTSRVTHYFIDLRRKEGGELNRFKHRDVPTKLVAKAVPLPMAVRGHWFLSPRTDYCVAVQTAIRQPDGDYQVSEWSQVVEFCTGDYAMEHLQQLLDKAQATAGRLLKFSVFYRNQHPEYFHYVRSQCGGAMLPSFKDNSGSHGSPINGKLRGVFLSCNTEFDTGLPPKDSPYGPLHFEIAAERLLNPSANIYFADFYCMYTAYHYVVLVLAPAGSEGDCFCKSRLPLLDLTNNPFLTYTPGEESVFCHASDVILEVLFTEPMCLEQGSLTQISGHHQLMSLSTANAKKDPSCKVCNISVGR, encoded by the exons ATGGCTGAGCTGGATCTCCTCTCCACACCCCACAACGTTCAAATCAGCGAGGTGACCTGCGACTCGTTCCGGATTGCCTGGGAAATGGCCCATGAAGACACTTCCCGAGTGACACATTATTTCATCGACTTGAGACGTAAAGAGGGCGGCGAGCTGAATCGATTTAAGCACAGA GATGTCCCAACCAAACTTGTGGCGAAGGCAGTGCCATTGCCAATGGCTGTGAGAGGCCACTGGTTCCTGAGCCCTCGAACTGACTACTGTGTCGCTGTACAGACTGCCATCAGACAGCCTGATGGAGACTACCAAGTGTCTGAATGGAGCCAAGTAGTGGAGTTCTGTACTGGAG ATTATGCCATGGAACATCTTCAGCAGCTCTTAGACAAAGCTCAGGCGACTGCTGGAAGACTTCTCAAGTTCTCTGTGTTCTATCGCAATCAGCATCCTGAATACTTTCACTACGTGAG GTCTCAATGTGGGGGCGCAATGCTGCCATCTTTCAAAGACAACAGTGGAAGTCACGGCTCCCCCATCAATGGCAAGTTGCGTGGCGTCTTCCTCAGCTGCAACACGGAATTTGACACAGGTCTCCCTCCAAAGGACTCACCGTACGGCCCTTTGCACTTTGAGATTGCCGCTGAACGCCTCCTCAACCCGAGCGCTAACATCTACTTCGCTGACTTCTACTGCATGTACACAGCATACCATTACGTAGTGCTGGTGCTGGCCCCTGCAGGATCGGAGGGGGATTGCTTTTGCAAGAGTCGCCTCCCTTTACTGGACCTCACAAACAACCCCTTCCTGACATACACTCCTGGAGAAGAATCTGTGTTCTGTCATGCCAGTGATGTCATACTGGAGGTGTTGTTCACAGAGCCCATGTGTTTAGAGCAAGGCAGCTTGACTCAGATTAGTGGACACCACCAGCTCATGAGCCTTTCCACTGCTAATGCTAAAAAAGACCCAAGCTGTAAGGTGTGCAATATCAGTGTAGGTCGCTGA
- the ppp1r3c2b gene encoding protein phosphatase 1 regulatory subunit 3C-B-like: protein MTCANVMTRLGTPVSVMSMDMAMSFRCRSSPQHLSHLIGVSSPKPLRPCITHHPAFEYKHTRITTTNTGRREKRVAFADSKGLSLITVRLFSEKYEKLEPVKQPRLWKLNCVKETVNETLRLRLGFEQPCLDFQAFRCRLRERMVLLESCKVTRRSILGTVRVRNICFEKAVHIRVTFDAWHSYLDVPCTYLDQCYGEPGTDVFEFNVTVPEQLDTGGRTEFCVSYLPGGFSAAEWDNNNGKNYCIHVCDA, encoded by the exons ATGACATGCGCAAA TGTGATGACGAGGTTGGGCACGCCGGTTTCAGTAATGTCTATGGACATGGCCATGAGCTTTAGGTGCAGAAGCTCTCCGCAGCACCTCAGCCACCTGATCGGGGTGTCCTCCCCTAAACCCCTGCGGCCCTGCATCACCCATCACCCGGCATTTGAGTACAAACATACTCGTATTACTACAACCAACACCGGTCGAAGAGAGAAACGCGTCGCGTTCGCGGATTCCAAAGGACTTTCCCTGATCACCGTGCGCCTGTTCTCTGAGAAATACGAGAAACTTGAACCCGTAAAACAGCCACGACTCTGGAAATTAAACTGCGTTAAAGAAACCGTAAATGAAACCTTACGGTTGCGTTTGGGCTTTGAGCAACCCTGCTTAGATTTCCAGGCGTTCAGATGTCGCCTGCGGGAACGCATGGTGCTTTTGGAGAGCTGCAAGGTGACCAGACGCTCCATCCTGGGAACCGTGCGCGTCAGGAATATCTGCTTTGAGAAAGCGGTTCATATCCGTGTTACTTTCGACGCTTGGCACAGTTACTTGGACGTGCCGTGTACTTACCTGGATCAGTGCTATGGGGAACCGGGGACCGACGTGTTCGAGTTTAACGTGACTGTTCCTGAGCAGTTGGACACGGGAGGACGGACCGAGTTTTGCGTGTCTTATTTGCCCGGTGGATTCAGTGCTGCTGAATGGGATAATAATAATGGCAAAAACTACTGCATTCATGTTTGTGATGCGTAA